In one window of Candidatus Lernaella stagnicola DNA:
- a CDS encoding archaemetzincin family Zn-dependent metalloprotease — protein MTLVYLMPLGQVAPVVLDVMSAAIERAFGLPSTIGPGLRDIAYAFDRTRNQYHVSKLLMEIIKDPPSDARRIVGVTEADLFLPIFTFVFGEAQLQGLGAILSTYRLHNEFYGLRHDPPLYAERIEKETVHELGHTFGLVHCYDPVCVMRSSTYVEDVDQKSAEFCSSCRTKLSERFSRR, from the coding sequence ATGACGCTTGTCTACCTGATGCCGTTGGGGCAGGTGGCGCCGGTAGTACTGGACGTCATGAGCGCCGCCATCGAGCGCGCCTTCGGCCTGCCGAGCACCATCGGCCCGGGGCTGCGCGACATTGCCTACGCCTTCGACCGCACGCGCAACCAGTACCATGTTTCCAAACTGCTGATGGAAATCATCAAGGACCCCCCGTCCGACGCCCGGCGTATCGTCGGCGTGACGGAAGCCGATCTCTTCCTGCCCATCTTCACATTTGTGTTCGGGGAGGCCCAACTACAGGGCCTCGGCGCCATCCTTTCGACCTATCGACTGCACAACGAGTTCTATGGGCTGCGCCACGACCCGCCGCTCTATGCCGAGCGCATCGAGAAGGAGACGGTGCACGAATTGGGCCACACCTTCGGCCTCGTTCACTGCTACGACCCGGTTTGCGTCATGCGTTCATCCACCTACGTGGAAGACGTCGACCAGAAATCCGCCGAATTTTGCAGTTCCTGCCGCACCAAGCTTTCCGAACGATTCTCGAGACGATAA
- a CDS encoding sugar ABC transporter permease, producing MIAPTSGFPTRWLTPALVLALLVWGFPLAYAVGLSMTDAGPGVGGSFLGLQNYLRAFADPTFGRSLVVSAIFASGEVLLGVGLGFFLALGFYRGKRTRNWLQVALLLPWAVSEIAVALVWHSFLGEQTGLVNWFLGGLGLAPIAWKTSAVGAMTALWLASLWHGLAFSVLFQMAGLASLRTELLQAAELDGASRWRILRHIVLPHQRPTLVANALLVWMSGIIAFSLPFALTGGGPLGATELVSLYSYNVAFGGQYELGYAAALGMIVLALYAVFAFWYIRRRRAA from the coding sequence GTGATCGCCCCCACGTCGGGCTTCCCCACGAGATGGCTAACCCCGGCGCTCGTGTTGGCGCTGCTGGTATGGGGCTTTCCGCTGGCGTACGCGGTCGGCCTGTCGATGACCGACGCCGGACCGGGCGTAGGCGGAAGTTTCCTCGGCCTGCAAAACTACCTGCGCGCGTTCGCCGATCCGACTTTCGGCCGTTCGCTGGTGGTCAGCGCGATTTTCGCCAGTGGAGAAGTACTGCTCGGCGTGGGGCTCGGCTTCTTTCTGGCGCTGGGTTTTTATCGCGGCAAGCGGACGCGCAACTGGTTGCAGGTGGCGCTGCTGTTGCCGTGGGCGGTTTCCGAAATCGCCGTGGCGCTGGTCTGGCACTCCTTTCTCGGCGAGCAGACCGGGCTCGTCAATTGGTTCCTGGGTGGCCTCGGCCTGGCGCCGATCGCCTGGAAAACCAGCGCAGTGGGGGCGATGACCGCCTTGTGGCTCGCCTCCCTATGGCACGGCCTGGCGTTTTCCGTACTGTTCCAAATGGCCGGCCTGGCCTCGCTGCGCACCGAATTGTTGCAGGCTGCCGAGCTTGACGGCGCCTCGCGCTGGCGCATCCTGCGGCACATCGTGCTGCCGCATCAGCGGCCGACCCTCGTGGCCAACGCCCTGCTTGTCTGGATGAGCGGCATCATCGCCTTCAGCCTGCCCTTCGCGCTGACCGGCGGCGGTCCCCTCGGCGCGACGGAATTGGTGTCGCTGTATTCCTACAACGTCGCCTTCGGCGGCCAATACGAACTGGGCTACGCGGCGGCGTTGGGTATGATCGTCCTGGCGCTCTACGCCGTATTCGCGTTTTGGTACATCCGGCGGCGGAGGGCGGCATGA
- a CDS encoding carbohydrate ABC transporter permease: protein MNRMQRVTVVAAVTLFALTPLLWLARLSITPEADIHHWPPTLLPAMPTLGHYADILSATPFWLQLVNSLVVCVASTALALTLGALGAYGLARHRFRWRDVILTGCLALHLIPGVANMTAIYRVAEGFHLFNSLLFVSLLKAGGVTLAMWILVATFRNVPVRLEQAAELDGCSRAQVLWRVTLPLAGPGLLATGLLLFIQAWNTFFLPFLLLESPRKMTLTVGVYRYFSEHGFQPGHVAAFMVLSILPVLALFLAFRRRLWSRLAL, encoded by the coding sequence ATGAACCGGATGCAGCGCGTAACGGTCGTGGCGGCGGTGACGCTTTTCGCACTGACCCCGCTGCTGTGGTTGGCACGGCTGTCGATCACCCCCGAGGCGGATATCCACCACTGGCCGCCGACGCTCCTGCCCGCCATGCCGACGCTGGGCCACTACGCGGACATCCTGTCGGCGACGCCGTTCTGGCTGCAGTTGGTCAATTCGTTGGTCGTGTGCGTCGCCTCGACGGCGCTGGCCCTGACGTTGGGCGCGCTGGGCGCTTACGGCTTGGCGCGGCATCGCTTTCGTTGGCGGGACGTGATCCTGACCGGCTGCCTGGCGCTGCACCTGATACCGGGCGTGGCGAACATGACGGCGATCTACCGCGTCGCGGAAGGCTTTCACCTGTTCAACAGCCTGCTTTTCGTCTCGCTGCTCAAAGCGGGCGGCGTCACGCTGGCGATGTGGATCCTGGTGGCGACCTTTCGCAACGTGCCGGTGCGCCTGGAGCAAGCCGCCGAGCTTGACGGTTGCAGCCGCGCGCAGGTGCTCTGGCGCGTCACGCTGCCGCTGGCCGGACCCGGGCTGCTGGCCACCGGCCTACTCTTGTTCATTCAGGCTTGGAACACCTTCTTCCTGCCCTTTTTGCTGTTGGAAAGCCCCCGCAAAATGACCCTGACCGTCGGCGTGTACCGCTACTTCAGCGAACACGGCTTCCAGCCGGGCCACGTGGCGGCCTTTATGGTGCTCTCCATTTTGCCGGTGCTGGCGCTCTTCCTGGCGTTCCGCCGCCGCCTCTGGAGTCGTCTTGCGTTATAG
- a CDS encoding extracellular solute-binding protein, which produces MRYRMFAIALLLCLFGCNRPASPPSHLTVALPSWYAPDRVPAVGAALAELGDAVEVKVLFGKREALQQKILLGAQRGDFADVALVRNEWLGPLVRSGGILPLPEKTAAAAREQALPALLPAITHEGRIYALPFDADAIVVWYRQDLARQAGLEPTLDWTIDEFLALAKALSKDKPMVAFAGQRYANAALTFLPWHFSFGGTVTQQKRLALSPAAATRALAFLASLPKKNLAPRGAGGMAQNEVFSGLAGGVYGLTVGGSWSRGMIEKQSRLADRISCLPFPGNGEHPGGTVVGGWSLVLLAGGDPQSKELLELFFNPKIQRDKLTQGGLLPARRDLLDDPWFADHRDGPTLRRSLERGRALPLHTGVDDFLNRVATAQTEVLLGRKTPSEAAAALAP; this is translated from the coding sequence TTGCGTTATAGAATGTTCGCCATCGCCCTGCTTCTGTGCCTCTTCGGCTGCAACCGGCCCGCTTCGCCGCCGTCCCACCTAACCGTGGCACTGCCCAGTTGGTACGCGCCTGACCGCGTGCCCGCCGTCGGTGCCGCCTTGGCCGAATTGGGCGACGCGGTCGAAGTCAAGGTGCTGTTCGGCAAGCGCGAGGCCCTGCAGCAAAAAATCCTGCTCGGCGCGCAACGCGGCGATTTCGCCGATGTGGCCCTGGTGCGCAACGAATGGCTCGGTCCGCTCGTGCGTTCCGGCGGCATTCTGCCGCTGCCGGAAAAAACCGCCGCCGCCGCCCGCGAACAAGCTTTACCCGCCCTGCTGCCCGCCATCACACACGAGGGAAGAATCTACGCCCTGCCCTTCGATGCCGACGCCATCGTCGTGTGGTACCGGCAGGATCTGGCCCGGCAAGCCGGGCTGGAACCGACGTTGGATTGGACGATCGATGAGTTCCTCGCCCTGGCCAAGGCGCTGTCGAAAGACAAGCCGATGGTCGCCTTTGCCGGGCAGCGTTACGCCAACGCGGCCCTGACATTTTTGCCCTGGCATTTTTCCTTCGGCGGCACGGTGACGCAGCAGAAACGCCTCGCCTTGTCGCCCGCCGCCGCCACACGCGCCCTCGCCTTTCTGGCTTCGTTGCCTAAGAAGAATCTGGCGCCCCGCGGCGCGGGGGGGATGGCGCAAAACGAAGTGTTTTCCGGTCTGGCAGGCGGTGTCTACGGGCTGACCGTCGGCGGCTCTTGGTCGCGCGGCATGATCGAAAAACAAAGCCGGCTCGCCGATCGGATTTCCTGCCTGCCCTTCCCCGGCAACGGCGAGCACCCCGGCGGGACGGTTGTGGGAGGTTGGTCGCTGGTGCTGTTGGCCGGAGGCGATCCGCAATCCAAGGAATTGCTGGAGCTGTTTTTCAACCCGAAAATCCAACGCGACAAGCTTACGCAAGGCGGATTGCTGCCCGCGCGGCGTGATCTGCTTGATGACCCCTGGTTTGCCGATCACCGCGACGGCCCGACGCTGCGGCGATCCCTGGAACGCGGCCGGGCCCTGCCGCTTCACACCGGTGTCGACGACTTTCTGAACCGGGTTGCCACGGCCCAAACCGAAGTATTGCTGGGCCGCAAAACGCCCTCCGAGGCCGCAGCCGCACTCGCGCCTTGA